One genomic window of Fusarium keratoplasticum isolate Fu6.1 chromosome 3, whole genome shotgun sequence includes the following:
- a CDS encoding Flavin-Reduct domain-containing protein has translation MYYEPGNIPHGLPRDPFKACVVPRPIGWISTISGTDPDTHNIAPYSQFNNLTFDPPYVMFSANQKPDSQRKDTVRNAELTGKFCWNLATWDLREAVNISAQQVDYGVDEFERAGLEKEYSRALPGDPVPMVKNSPVKFECVYHTTLRLPARPPMGTVDVVIGRVIAVHIRDDVLTDGKLDVSKTHPIARCGYFQYAVIRETFEMIIPGMDEATHAGLEGSSKIHQKIQDVHL, from the coding sequence ATGTATTACGAACCTGGAAACATCCCCCACGGCCTCCCCCGTGACCCCTTCAAGGCATGCGTCGTCCCCCGCCCCATCGGCTGGatctccaccatctccgGCACAGACCCGGACACGCACAACATCGCGCCCTACTCGCAgttcaacaacctcacctTCGACCCGCCATACGTCATGTTCTCGGCCAACCAGAAGCCCGACTCGCAGCGCAAGGACACGGTCCGCAACGCCGAGCTCACGGGCAAGTTCTGCTGGAACCTGGCCACCTGGGACCTCCGCGAGGCCGTCAACATCTCAGCGCAGCAGGTCGACTACGGCGTGGACGAGTTTGAGCGCGCGGGGCTCGAGAAGGAGTACAGCCGCGCGCTGCCGGGTGATCCTGTGCCGATGGTCAAGAACAGCCCCGTCAAGTTTGAGTGTGTCTACCACACAACTCTGCGGCTGCCTGCTAGGCCGCCGATGGGGACAGTTGACGTCGTCATTGGTAGGGTGATTGCGGTGCATATCCGGGACGATGTCTTGACCGATGGCAAGTTGGATGTTTCCAAGACGCACCCTATTGCTCGATGCGGGTATTTTCAGTATGCGGTGATTCGGGAGACGTTTGAGATGATTATTCCGGGTATGGATGAGGCAACGCACGCGGGGTTGGAGGGGAGCAGTAAGATACATCAGAAGATTCAAGATGTTCACCTATGA
- a CDS encoding YCII domain-containing protein encodes MTSSTSAVEKSEWLIHIPDLPDAKERRAAVFPQHIQRMKSDPQDFWVFGGATLKDRASPGQPPHITGSAMLVFAPTRDDVLARLKDDPLVKERVWDLENAQIHPFFRPKRSAI; translated from the exons AtgacctcgtcaacctcTGCAGTGGAAAAGTCAGAGTGGCTCATCCACATCCCAGACCTCCCCGATGCCAAAGAAAGGAGAGCCGCCGTGTTTCC TCAGCACATCCAAAGGATGAAATCGGACCCTCAGGACTTTTGGGTGTTTGGAG GAGCCACTTTGAAGGACCGTGCGAGCCCGGGACAGCCCCCGCACATAACCGGCAGCGCCATGCTAGTCTTTGCCCCCACACGGGACGACGTCCTGGCCCGCCTCAAGGATGATCCCCTGGTCAAGGAGCGGGTTTGGGACCTCGAGAATGCGCAGATCCATCCTTTCTTCCGGCCAAAGCGAAGTGCTATTTGA
- a CDS encoding NAD(P)-bd-dom domain-containing protein, with amino-acid sequence MPSADSAVVKSVALAGAGGHLGRQVLEALLKEQSFDVTVLASRGRKPIDYPSGARVALVDYESPESLQDALREVGAVVSALGKKTGLECQLKLIDAAVAAGVKRFIPSEFGADLQNPKIRAFPTYRTKVQTEEYLEKLAKENELTYTYIYNSLLLDDGLDLNVFADFTAWTVNIYDGGDTAFSTTSISTVARAVVAVLSNFEATRNRAIRIQDLSTTPRDLLQTLQRLDPGHDWTPVAVDTEVLVKKAEDDLASGIFSPRAFAAFATRATFAPGFASTYDTDMDRLGLTEMTRDEFEGLLRERLV; translated from the exons ATGCCTTCCGCTGACAGTGCAGTGGTCAAGTCCGTCGCCTTGGCCGGG GCCGGAGGACACCTCGGCCGGCAGGTGCTCGAAGCACTCCTCAAAGAACAGTCTTTCGACGTTACAGTCCTGGCAAGTCGCGGACGCAAGCCAATCGACTATCCTTCAGGGGCCAGAGTCGCGCTGGTGGACTACGAATCGCCCGAGTCACTCCAAGACGCACTCCGGGAAGTCGGCGCCGTCGTGTCTGCCCTCGGCAAAAAGACCGGCCTGGAATGCCAGCTTAAACTCATCGACGCTGCGGTAGCTGCCGGGGTGAAGCGTTTCATACCCTCCGAGTTCGGGGCTGATCTGCAGAATCCCAAGATTCGGGCGTTTCCCACGTACCGCACCAAGGTCCAGACCGAGGAGTACCTGGAGAAACTAGCTAAAGAGAACGAGCTTACTTATACGTACATATACAACAGTCTGCTGCTCGACGATGGACTTGATTTGAACGTGTTCGCAGACTTTACCGCCTGGACAGTCAATATCTACGACGGCGGAGATACTGCATTTTCTACCACAAGCATCAGTACCGTTGCGCGAGCAGTAGTGGCCGTCTTGAGCAACTTTGAAGCAACGAGGAACAGAGCTATCCGCATCCAAGACTTGTCAACCACGCCACGCGACCTGCTCCAGACGCTTCAGAGGCTCGACCCGGGACACGACTGGACACCCGTTGCCGTCGACACCGAGGTCCTGGTCAAGAAGGCAGAGGACGACTTGGCTTCCGGAATATTCAGTCCAAGGGCCTTTGCCGCCTTTGCAACGAGGGCGACCTTTGCGCCTGGGTTTGCGAGCACTTATGATACTGACATGGATCGATTGGGCCTCACAGAGATGACCAGGGATGAATTTGAGGGCTTATTGAGGGAGCGGCTGGTGTGA
- a CDS encoding Zn(2)-C6 fungal-type domain-containing protein yields the protein MESRDKPQSQVPSGDQAMSEGDTIISAWNPTGDGQEQQEQQQQQQPQPQQQQTQQQTQPRMPRRVCAACRRRKVGCDKKQPCQHCSKSGTECVYPPDNNPDAQQMLRDTRLLEQLHRLEPMFKTLVSCMEQGTLPSSVLNSVLPQSLADPKNAPPSPTPPMPPHSVESGGTGNQPGYHLVGNESHATQQTPSPLQQSHSPLQDTDSTASLQSNPANTASAPGESSREASGSAWSPYGTSMGKLVRDNGRQRYVSGTFWEVLHTEHDIDEAVVSDDDDSECDESPPPSGLESLQYALIFNTCAQKTGPDSPHPPQHQRLKAWKLFKANVHPVATILHIPSVEPMVLEAMQNPRDLQPPLEALLFVIYFGAVNSLSSDDCELQFGEQQSALLTKLRRGADSALSRSRLMETDDMLTLQTFVVYLVLLRSRDPTYSWNMTGLAVRLAQSLGMHRDGSALNLSPFDAEMRRRLWWGICILDTPASEDHSCSPGLMELSSFDSRPPLNVNDADLHPDMTEYPSESRGMTDMSFTVARCWASSIWRTMIDTRRIDPDTGRSFKPMTVAEKQAWVDKQREKIVGRFSGDKASRESLRCLISAFIGTIISNLHLMALNPLGSETSLNEDQRRRVFQDAIECMTHSYRLRTDPLVAHWSWLTKCYNEWHAFAVILYELSSRPLVRDADKAWRVVEQSAVLRWDSPTRHRRVHQWRSVMRSIDKARRRRKKELGRRKSALSARSSSTAPQNTSPAAQQPWPTVDNSQGGQIDLARAYQGDDKMGPLLGEDMCTFAGDDGQLYFVCEY from the exons ATGGAGTCTCGGGACAAACCGCAGTCTCAAGTTCCGTCGGGCGACCAAGCCATGTCTGAAGGCGACACCATCATCTCAGCATGGAATCCCACCGGAGACGGCCAGGAGCAGCAagaacagcaacagcaacagcaaccgCAACCGCAACAGCAACAGACACAGCAGCAGACACAGCCTCGCATGCCCCGGAGAGTTTGCGCAGCATGTCGTCGCCGCAAGGTCGGCtgcgacaagaagcagccgtGCCAGCACTGCAGCAAGTCTGGCACCGAGTGCGTCTACCCGCCGGACAACAACCCGGACGCGCAGCAGATGCTCCGGGACACGCGACTGCTGGAGCAGCTCCACCGCCTCGAGCCCATGTTCAAGACGCTGGTCAGCTGCATGGAGCAGGGCACGCTGCCGTCCTCCGTGTTGAACTCCGTCCTGCCGCAGAGCCTGGCGGACCCCAAGAAtgcgccgccgtcgccgacgccgccgaTGCCTCCGCACTCAGTCGAGTCCGGCGGCACGGGCAATCAGCCGGGGTACCATCTCGTCGGCAATGAATCGCATGCGACGCAGCAGACTCCGAGTCCTCTCCAACAGTCGCACTCGCCGTTGCAGGACACAGACTCAACTGCTAGCTTGCAGTCCAACCCTGCCAATACTGCGAGTGCACCTGGCGAAAGCTCTCGAGAAGCCTCAGGCTCGGCTTGGTCACCGTACGGGACATCGATGGGGAAGCTGGTAAGGGATAACGGTCGGCAGAGATACGTGAGCGGTACATTCTGGGAGGTTCTGCATACTGAG CACGACATAGACGAAGCTGTAGtgagcgacgatgacgactcTGAATGCGACGAGAGTCCCCCTCCATCCGGCCTCGAGTCACTACAATACGCCCTGATCTTCAACACCTGCGCCCAGAAAACCGGCCCCGACTCTCCCCACCCGCCCCAACACCAAAGACTCAAGGCGTGGAAACTGTTTAAGGCGAATGTCCACCCGGTTGCGACCATCCTGCACATACCCTCAGTCGAGCCAATGGTCCTCGAAGCAATGCAGAACCCGCGGGACCTCCAGCCACCACTCGAAGCTCTCCTATTCGTGATATACTTTGGCGCCGTCAACAGCCTCTCCTCGGACGACTGCGAGCTGCAATTCGGCGAGCAGCAGTCTGCCCTGCTAACCAAGTTGCGCCGAGGCGCAGACAGCGCCCTTTCGCGCTCGAGGCTGATGGAGACGGACGACATGCTCACGCTGCAGACTTTTGTGGTGTATCTGGTGCTCCTGCGCTCTCGTGATCCTACCTACTCCTGGAACATGACCGGGCTAGCTGTTCGGCTTGCGCAGTCTCTCGGGATGCACCGCGACGGAAGCGCTCTCAACCTCAGTCCCTTTGATGCCGAGATGCGTCGCCGGCTGTGGTGGGGTATATGTATCCTCGACACGCCTGCCTCCGAGGACCACTCGTGCTCTCCAGGCCT CATGGAGCTAAGCAGCTTCGACTCCAGACCGCCCCTCAACGTGAACGACGCAGATCTGCACCCGGACATGACCGAGTATCCGAGCGAGTCTCGCGGCATGACCGACATGTCCTTTACGGTCGCCCGTTGCTGGGCCTCCAGCATCTGGCGGACCATGATTGACACGCGCAGGATTGACCCGGATACCGGGAGGAGCTTCAAGCCCATGACGGTAGCGGAGAAGCAGGCGTGGGTCGACAAGCAGAGGGAAAAGATTGTCGGCCGATTCTCCGGGGACAAGGCATCCCGGGAGTCGCTCCGCTGT TTGATCAGCGCTTTTATcggcaccatcatctccaacctccatctcatgGCCCTCAACCCGCTCGGTTCAGAGACCTCGCTGAACGAAGACCAGCGAAGACGCGTCTTCCAGGACGCGATAGAATGCATGACGCACTCATACCGCCTGCGCACCGACCCCCTGGTAGCACACTGGTCATGGCTGACAAAATGCTACAACGAGTGGCACGCCTTCGCCGTCATCCTGTACGAGCTCTCCAGCCGGCCCCTGGTGCGGGACGCCGACAAGGCCTGGCGGGTGGTGGAGCAGAGCGCCGTGCTGCGCTGGGACTCGCCGACACGGCACCGGAGGGTGCACCAGTGGCGGTCGGTCATGCGGAGCATCGACAAggcgaggaggcggaggaagaaggagctgggGCGGCGCAAGTCTGCCCTGTCGGCGAGGTCTTCGTCTACTGCGCCGCAGAACACGAGTCCGGCTGCCCAgcaaccatggccaacggTAGACAATTCACAGGGCGGTCAAATTGACCTCGCACGTGCGTATCAAGGGGATGACAAGATGGGGCCTCTACTGGGGGAGGACATGTGTACTtttgctggtgatgatggtcaacTGTACTTTGTCTGTGAATACTAA
- a CDS encoding Beta-lactamase domain-containing protein, which translates to MKLKCEETLDSLTQGLSSGLPGVVLAAFSKDETFYTVAKGQLKEEKGQQITLDSTFWGFSCTKLLTTIAVLQCVEKGLIGLDDPVGSVLPELENPDIIKAKPDGLFELVPAKSKITLRHLVTHTSGLSYDAMHPILVAWRKSRGERPLVMSGKVAEAFTLPLLFEPGSSWVYGSGLDWVGVLVERLNGNTKLAAYMQDNLFKSLGLRSSTFHPSTRPDILTNLAQMWHRADTGELSPIPSPYPLDAQDDSGGMGLITSTSDFIAILQDLLKEKPVLLKPDSVAAMFTTQFETGTRQYEGLVGQESLHKQLTGDDTGHSEVAFGLGGLVVQGNVPNLPSKTLTWNGMPNIGWFVNRDRDLGAVYVSQVLPAGDAKSVGLLGEFWREIWSQHGRS; encoded by the exons ATGAAACTCAAATGCGAAGAAACACTCGATTCTCTGACACAGGGCCTCTCATCTGGGCTTCCAGGAGTAGTGCTTGCTGCTTTCAGTAAAGACG AGACTTTCTACACCGTAGCTAAAGGCCAGctcaaagaagaaaagggtCAGCAAATCACCCTCGACAGCACCTTCTGGGGCTTCTCCTGCACGAAGCTGCTCACCACGATCGCCGTGCTACAATGCGTTGAGAAGGGCTTGATTGGTCTGGACGACCCGGTTGGCAGCGTGCTGCCAGAACTCGAGAATCCGGatatcatcaaggccaagcccgACGGGCTTTTTGAGCTCGTGCCAGCCAAAAGCAAAATCACCCTGCGCCATCTGGTAACTCACACAAGCGGCCTCTCCTACGACGCCATGCACCCGATACTGGTAGCATGGAGAAAGTCCAGAGGGGAACGCCCTTTAGTGATGAGCGGCAAGGTGGCCGAGGCCTTTACCCtgcctcttctctttgaGCCTGGGAGCAGCTGGGTATACGGTTCAGGTCTCGACTGGGTTGGGGTGCTGGTGGAGAGACTCAACGGTAACACGAAACTGGCTGCCTACATGCAAGACAACCTGTTCAAGTCTCTTGGATTACGAAGCTCGACCTTCCATCCATCTACGAGACCAGACATCCTGACAAATTTGGCCCAGATGTGGCATCGGGCCGATACGGGAGAGCTGTCACCGATTCCGTCCCCGTATCCGCTAGATGCACAAGATGATAGCGGCGGTATGGGGCTCATAACGTCAACTTCGGACTTCATCGCCATTCTGCAAGATCTtttgaaggagaagcccgtCCTCCTCAAGCCGGACTCTGTGGCAGCCATGTTTACCACTCAGTTTGAGACCGGAACACGCCAATACGAGGGACTTGTAGGACAAGAG TCCCTGCACAAGCAATTAACTGGAGACGACACGGGTCATTCCGAGGTGGCATTTGGCCTGGGTGGTTTGGTTGTTCAGGGGAATGTGCCCAATCTCCCGTCCAAGACGCTCACCTGGAATGGAATGCCCAATATTGGCTGGTTTGTGAACCGGGATAGAGATCTGGGCGCCGTTTACGTGAGCCAAGTGCTTCCTGCGGGTGATGCAAAGAGCGTGGGGCTTCTAGGGGAGTTCTGGAGAGAGATCTGGAGCCAACATGGGCGGTCTTGA
- a CDS encoding Cupin-2 domain-containing protein encodes MSPQTSTIEPIDDDVELGPGRDIPTDGTPVNFVPAKAGDIIKLGLITCRVLEDGSRTDNRIGAAEFTLPPRLKGPPAHWHEMHDETFLTTKGTIRYHLPKADGTEDIIDAHEGDYVTVPTRAPHTFSNPTDQEVKFFNTYTPAYYINYFKLLGTYVQEGRPISDKEHLDAMSNYATLRVPKKYLEKKDK; translated from the exons ATGTCGCCACAGACTTCTACCATTGAACccattgatgatgatgtcgaacTTGGCCCCGGCCGCGATATCCCCACCGATGGCACCCCGGTAAACTTCGTGCCAGCCAAAGCcggcgacatcatcaagctGGGGCTCATCACCTGCCGCGTGCTGGAAGATGGGTCTCGCACAG ACAACCGCATCGGAGCGGCCGAGTTCACTCTCCCCCCCAGACTCAAGGGCCCACCGGCCCACTGGCACGAAATGCACGACGAGACCTTTCTGACAACCAAGGGCACAATTCGCTACCATCTTCCCAAGGCGGACGGCACCGAGGACATCATAGACGCCCACGAGGGGGACTACGTGACTGTCCCAACCCGGGCTCCCCACACCTTCAGCAACCCAACGGACCAGGAGGTCAAGTTCTTCAACACGTACACGCCGGCGTACTACATCAACTACTTCAAGCTTTTGGGCACGTATGTGCAGGAGGGCAGGCCCATTTCGGACAAGGAGCACTTGGATGCCATGTCGAACTATGCCACGCTTCGAGTGCCGAAGAAGtatctcgagaagaaggacaagtaG
- a CDS encoding Zn(2)-C6 fungal-type domain-containing protein, with protein MADEQMPSTASASVTNIAPTHTSNAGRKRRSCLMCSKRKVKCDKQKPCTSCVKAGNECVFPVGIANRAQAGMAPELFEMLQRLEKAVQTLEPKESETAEASLPSNQFSDGDGQTEPLQPVVPTAAQEGAATEIQPEPYIQESSAGAENQGEAQEATGKTPSAVSSHSESPGKIVRDHGKDIYVRRWFWDDGSTEISSGSQSDTDDNDAHQDQSDMQRTSTGRCPGTLANSKERVMQILVVQKMHLWGIYKERVEPLTKLLHLPSLEQAVLGWHSPSSADGMQCNLLAAYYGAVTSLSEEECVVIFGNGQAQVLSRLREELEGLFASALLIHTGDIRPLQALALYLVFLQHHEPRLSWKLSGLAVRLAQTFGLHREDSFVGLSIYEVEMRRRLWWQIAILDAPSAEAYSGEYNLLEMSSSDTNPPRNLDDAQIYPAMAEYPPEARRITEMTFTLARCQITSMYRCMADSRRLCGATGKAYAELTPQERADWIEACESNFSERFLRECSPTNAFHWTTVILTRMLFHKVRLHGCNPLHDVRTMPEATRERLFLVAVEVMELNYKLRTDPRTRPWLWLFSSYTQWHAFSLVLVWLQMDPFCRHSRRAWEAVEKAIVLRWEHPASLLNGRKPQQWRSIIRLLEKARSARREALSKRARRGSRNANDLRRASFRGSVASSSSAVPVIHTSSATASYPRQETQPQQPHGRHQQPPIRSVEPNAAMPPPATTDVSPLALQLTDMIQSPWRQAYTLTMPDFSMGGIPDPLPDPDQMMIDGQFSVDDFGGVQDFSFLDDVF; from the exons ATGGCGGACGAGCAGATGCCCTCGACAGCGAGCGCCTCTGTCACCAACATAGCTCCAACACACACAAGCAATGCCGGCAGAAAACGGCGCTCATGCTTGATGTGTAGCAAGCGAAAGGTCAAGTGCGACAAGCAGAAGCCATGCACCAGTTGCGTCAAGGCTGGAAACGAGTGCGTGTTCCCCGTCGGCATCGCGAACCGGGCTCAGGCCGGGATGGCACCGGAGCTTTTTGAGATGCTGCAGAGACTTGAGAAGGCTGTACAGACACTGGAGCCCAAGGAGTCCGAGACGGCTGaggcttctttgccttcGAATCAGTTCTCTGATGGGGACGGCCAAACGGAACCTCTGCAGCCTGTGGTTCCCACTGCTGCCCAGGAAGGAGCAGCGACTGAGATTCAGCCTGAGCCTTACATCCAAGAGAGCTCAGCTGGAGCTGAGAATCAGGGCGAGGCACAGGAAGCAACTGGTAAAACCCCTAGTGCAGTGTCGAGCCACAGCGAGAGCCCGGGCAAGATTGTCCGCGACCACGGCAAAGACATATACGTGAGGCGGTGGTTCTGGGACGACGGAAGCACCGAG ATCAGTAGTGGCTCCCAGTCAGATACAGACGACAACGACGCCCATCAAGACCAGAGCGACATGCAGAGAACGTCGACAGGTCGCTGTCCGGGGACACTGGCCAACTCCAAAGAACGAGTTATGCAGATTTTGGTTGTCCAGAAAATGCATCTTTGGGGCATATACAAAGAAAGGGTGGAGCCGTTGACCAAGTTGTTGCATCTTCCGTCGCTGGAGCAGGCTGTTCTGGGATGGCATTCACCGAGCTCGGCCGACGGTATGCAGTGCAACCTTTTGGCGGCCTACTACGGAGCGGTGACCAGTCTGAGCGAGGAAGAATGCGTCGTGATCTTTGGCAACGGGCAGGCACAGGTCTTATCCCGCTTGAGGGAGGAACTTGAGGGACTATTTGCCAGCGCCTTGCTCATCCACACTGGCGACATCCGCCCGCTGCAGGCCCTGGCTCTGTACCTCGTGTTTCTCCAGCATCACGAACCCCGATTGTCTTGGAAGCTGTCAGGCCTGGCTGTTCGGCTGGCCCAGACCTTTGGCCTGCACAGAGAGGATAGTTTCGTTGGGCTGTCGATATATGAGGTGGAGATGCGACGCAGGCTTTGGTGGCAGATTGCCATTTTGGATGCACCGTCTGCGGAGGCTTACTCTGGAGAATACAACTT GCTTGAGATGAGCAGCTCTGACACCAACCCACCCCGGAACCTAGACGACGCACAGATATATCCCGCCATGGCAGAGTACCCGCCTGAAGCAAGACGCATCACAGAGATGACCTTCACGCTAGCCCGCTGCCAGATCACCAGCATGTATCGCTGCATGGCTGATTCGAGAAGACTGTGCGGAGCTACAGGGAAAGCGTATGCGGAACTTACACCGCAGGAGCGGGCTGATTGGATCGAGGCTTGCGAGTCGAATTTCTCAGAGCGCTTTCTTCGAGAATGTTCTCCGACAAACGCATTTCACTGG ACTACTGTCATCCTTACCAGGATGCTCTTCCACAAAGTCAGACTGCACGGATGCAACCCGCTACACGACGTGAGAACCATGCCAGAAGCCACCCGCGAGAggctcttcctcgtcgcagTCGAGGTCATGGAACTCAACTACAAGCTGCGGACCGATCCGCGTACGCGCCCGTGGCTCTGGCTTTTCAGCTCCTACACGCAATGGCATGCATTCTCGCTCGTCCTCGTATGGCTGCAGATGGATCCGTTCTGCAGACACTCGCGTCGAGCATGGGAAGCGGTTGAAAAGGCCATCGTGCTGCGGTGGGAGCATCCCGCTTCGCTGCTGAATGGCAGGAAACCTCAGCAGTGGCGGTCCATCATTAGGTTGCTGGAAAAGGCACGCTCGGCACGGCGGGAGGCTTTGAGCAAGCGGGCTAGACGAGGCTCGCGGAATGCGAATGACTTGAGGCGGGCATCCTTCAGAGGCTCCGTggcgtcatcctcatcggcTGTGCCAGTGATACATACTTCATCGGCTACCGCAAGTTATCCCAGACAGGAAACACAACCACAGCAGCCACATGGTCGGCATCAGCAGCCCCCTATCAGATCAGTTGAACCAAATGCGGCTATGCCTCCACCGGCTACCACGGATGTCTCGCCACTGGCTCTGCAACTCACTGATATGATACAGAGTCCATGGCGTCAGGCATATACTCTCACGATGCCGGATTTCTCCATGGGTGGTATACCAGATCCACTCCCAGACCCGGATCAGATGATGATAGATGGCCAGTTCTCTGTTGATGACTTCGGAGGCGTGCAGGACTTTTCGTTCCTCGACGATGTTTTCTGA